CATCTTTTCGCCGATTTTAGGGCTCTTCTTAATTCTTCGTCGTCAGAGTCTGATGAGTGATACCTTGAGTCACGTGTCCCTAGCTGGGGTGGCTGTTGGGATTTTCTTGGGACAATCAACCACTTGGATGACCCTTGTGGTTGTGGTTATTGCCGCTTTGGTTTTGGAATATCTCAGGGTCAGTTACAAGCATTATATGGAGATTTCAACGGCTATCCTCATGTCAATGGGATTGGCAGTGGCTCTTATTCTTAGTAACAAGGCAGGTAGCAGTAGCATGAGTCTAGATAGCTATCTTTTCGGTTCTATCATCACGATTAGCCCAGAGCAGGTGCGTGCTCTCTTTGTTATTGCGGCTATTGTACTGGTCTTGACCTTACTCTTTATTCGTCCTATGTATCTTTTAACCTTTGACGAGGACACCGCTCATGTGGATGGCTTGCCAGTTCGTCTCATGTCTCTCCTCTTCAATATTGTGACAGGGATAGCAATTGCCCTGATGATTCCAGCAGCAGGATCACTTTTGGTTTCCACCATCATGATTCTTCCAGCAGCTATTGGTATGAAAATAGGTCAAACCTTTAAATCTGTCATTTTCTGGGCTATTGGTATTGGTTTGGTTGGCATGCTCTCTGGTATTTTTATTTCCTATTATTGGGAAACACCAGCTAGTGCCACTATTACCCTTATCTTTATCGCCTTCTTTGGTCTGGTATCAATCTTTGAACCTCTCTTAAAAGCAGAATAGATAATAGAAGAAAAGGGCTTGAGAAATCAAGCTCTTTTTGTGATATACTAAAGTGGTTTTTGAGAGAAGTTAAAATAAGAATGGTAGCTTTCTAGGCAGAAATGATGATTATATTTCTCTGGTATCCACTATCATTTGTAATAGTAACAAAAAAGGAGAAAACATGGAAATCTTTCTAACGAGTATATCGGGAATCCTAGTCATTTTGGGTATGATTTTAGTGGGATTCGTAATGGGTGAAAAAGGCTGGTTTGACGACAAGTCACGGGGTCTTATAGCTAAGCTAGTCACTCAAATTGCCCTTCCTTGTTATATGCTTTATACCATCACACACCGTTTCACAGCGGCCGACCTCCTAAAAATGTTACCGGAATTGCGTTTTCCTACACTTTCTATGGTGATTTTACTCGGTATTGCGACAGCGGTGGCTAGAATTTTTGCAGTGAAAAAGGAGCGTCGTGGGCTCTTTATTTCCATGTTTTTTAATTCGAATACCATTTTTGTGGGGCTCCCTATCAATCAAGCCCTCTTCGGCGATGCTAGTATCCCCTATGTTCTTATCTATTATATGTGCAATACGACCTTTTTCTGGACCTTGGGGACCTACCTCATCCAACGTGATGGGGAAGGAGAGGCTGAATTTGATTTAAGAACAAGTCTGAAAAAAATCTTTTCCCCCCCTCTAATGGGCTTCATGTTAGGCCTTCTTATTGTTATCCTCCATATTAAATTACCAAGCTTTTTAGCCAGTGACTTGCAGTATTTAGGTAGTTTGACGACTCCTTTATCTATGATTTTCATCGGTTTGTCAGTATCCAATGCAGGTGTCAAGCAGTTGGTTCTTAAAAAGGACCAGTTACTGATTTTGCTGGGACGCTTTGTGGTTGCTCCTCTCTTAATGGCTACCATCGTATATTGGGCGCCCCTCCCAACTTTGATGAAGCAAGTTTTTATCATCCAGTCGGCTATGCCTGTCATGACCAATGCTCCAGTCGTTGCTAAACTATATGGGGCTGATAGTGATTACGCTGCTGTCATGGTTACTGAGACTACCCTTGCTACCATGATTGTAATTCCAATTTTGATGGTCCTTATGGCTTAAAAATAATCAAGTAACCCCGGTTTTTCTGGGGTTTTTTAAATTTGTAAAAAAATTCAAAAAAAGTTTACGAAAACGCTTTACAAATCGTAAAAAGATGCTATAATAATTACATAAGTTATGCAAACGTTTGCATCAAACGTAGGAGGAAATGAAATGAATAAGCTAAAAGAAAAATTTGGCTTTGAGTTCTGGCAAAAATTCGGTAAAGCCCTCATGGTTGTTATCGCGGTTATGCCAGCAGCAGGTCTCATGATTTCTCTCGGTAAAACAGTTGCCATGATTAATCCAAACATGGCACCACTTGTTATTACTGGTGGATTTCTTGAGCAGATTGGTTGGGGGGTTATCGGTAACCTTCACATCTTGTTCGCCCTTGCCATTGGTGGTAGCTGGGCTAAGGAACGTGCAGGCGGTGCCTTTGCGGCAGGTCTTGCCTTTATCTTGATTAACCGTTTGACTGGTTCAATCTTTGGTGTTACTTCAGATATTCTTGCTGATAAGGCTGCTACAGTCCATACCATTTTTGGTCAATCAATCAAGGTATCTGATTACTTTATCAGCGTTATGGAAGCTCCTGCCCTTAACATGGGTGTGTTCGTAGGTATCATCTCTGGTTTCATCGGAGCTACTGCCTTCAACAAATACTATAACTTCCGTAAATTGCCAGAAGCTTTGTCATTCTTCAATGGTAAACGTTTCGTACCATTCGTAGTTATTCTTCGTTCAGCTATCGCAGCTATCGTTCTTGCTATCGTATGGCCAGTTATCCAATCAGGAATCAACGGCTTTGGTATGTGGATTGCCAACTCAAAAGAAACTGCTCCAATCTTGGCACCATTCTTGTTCGGTACTTTGGAACGTCTTCTCTTGCCATTTGGTCTCCACCACATGTTGACTATCCCAATTAACTATACTCAATTGGGTGGTACTTACCACGTATTGACTGGTGCTGCTAAAGGTACTGAAGTATTGGGTCAAGACCCACTCTGGCTTGCTTGGGTTACTGACCTTGCAAACCTTAAAGGTGCACACCCAGAACAATACAAACACCTTCTTGAATCCGTTACACCAGCTCGCTTTAAAGTTGGTCAAATGATTGGTTCATTTGGTATCTTGATGGGTATGGTGGTAGCTATCTACCGTAACGTTGATGATGATAAGAAACATCAGTACAAAGGTATGTTGACTGCGACTGCGCTTGCAACATTCTTGACAGGGGTAACAGAACCTATCGAGTACATGTTCATGTTCGTAGCTACTCCGCTTTACATCATTTATGCTTTGGTGCAAGGATGTGCCTTTGCCATGGCTGATATCGTTCACCTTCGTGTTCACTCATTCGGTTCTATCGAATTCTTGACACGTACACCACTCGCTATTAACGCTGGTTTGGCGATGGATATCGTTAACTTCATTTGGGTAACTGTACTCTTTGGTGTTATCATGTTCTTCATCGCAAACTTCATGATTAAGAAATTTGATTACGCTACACCAGGACGTAACGGTAACTATGAACAAAATGATGATGCTCCTGCAGAATCTGCTGGATCAGCAGGTGCTGGAACAAGCTCAGCAAGTTCACAAGTTATCAACATTATCAACCTTCTTGGTGGGCGTGCTAACATCGTGGACGTTGACGCATGTATGACACGTCTCCGTGTTACTGTCAAAGACGCTGAAAAAGTCGGAACTGAAGCTCAATGGAAAGCCGAAGGGGCTATGGGTCTTGTCATGAAAGGTCAAGGTATCCAAGCTATCTACGGTCCTAAAGCTGACGTATTGAAATCTGATATCCAAGATGTACTTGATTCAGGTGAAGTTATTCCTGAAACACTTCCAAGTCAAATGACTGCTGTTCGAAAAGCAGAAGCTAAATTCAAAGGTGTGACTGAAGATGTTCACTCAGTTGCAGATGGTCAAGTTATCAACATCGAAGATGTTAAAGACCCAGTATTCTCACAAAAAATGATGGGTGACGGTTTCGCTGTAGAACCAGAAAACGGTAAAATCGTTTCACCAGTAGCTGGTAAAGTAACAAGTATCTTCCCAACTAAACACGCTCTTGGTTTGGTAACTGACAATGGTCTTGAAGTTTTGGTTCACATCGGACTTGACACTGTCAGTCTTGAAGGTAAACCATTCGACGTTAAAGTTACTGAAGGTCAAACAGTTGCTGCAGGTGACCTCTTGGTTGAAGCAAACCTTGATGCTATCCGTGAAGCAGGTCGTGAAACATCTACAGTTGTTGTCTTTACAAATGCAGATGCAATCAAATCAGTTAAAGTAGAACATACAGGTAAATTGGCTGCTAACGCTCCAGTTGCAAAAGTAGAACTTTAATTTGCTAAATGATAAACAAGCAGACAGCCCTTGGGCTGTTTTGTTTGTAAATGACCCTATGTCATTTCTAGATGCAAGTCAGAAGAGGGATAAACTTATGAAATTTCTAACTTTAAATACGCACAGTTGGATGGAAGAAGATGCTGAAGGAAAATTCCAAACCTTAAAGGAACAGATCCTAAAGGCTAAGTATGATATTATTTGCTTCCAGGAAGTTAACCAAGAAATAGAGACTTCTGTTGTGGACACGGATGCTTACTATCATGCGCTTCCATCCGCAACACCAATCCACCAAGATCACTTTGTCCGTCTTCTTGTGGAAAAGTTAGCTGAAGAAGGGCTTCAATACCATTGGACTTGGGCCTATAATCACATTGGTTATGATCACCTTAATGAGGGGGTTGCCGTCTTGTCACGTCAACCATTGACAGCGAGTGAAATCTTGGTTTCAGATGTTGATGATCCAACTGACTACCATACACGCCGTGTAGCAGTTGCTGAAACTACTGTAGATGGCCGAGAACTTGCTGTTGCTAGTGTTCACCTTTCATGGTGGGACAAAGGTTTCCAAGAAGAGTGGGCACGTATTGAAGAACGTTTCAAAGCTATTGGGAAACCGCTCATTCTAGCAGGTGACTTTAACAACCCAGCAGGTCGCGAAGGGCATAAAGCCATTTTGGCTAGCTCGCTCAATCTTCAAGATAGTTTTGAAGTAGCTAAAGAAACAACTGGTAGCTATACAGTTGGACCAGGTATCGATGGCTGGAAGGGCAATGAAGAGCCTTTACGTATCGATTATGTTTTTGCAAGCCAAGATTGGACAGTAGAGCGCCTTAGTGTGATTTTTGATGGCAATAACCAACCGTTGGTAAGTGACCACTACGGTCTTGAAGCAGAATTAACATTTAAGTAGAAACTGTATCCTATTATGATCTAATAAGGGTAAAAAACATTGTCAAAAGACAAATAAAAGAGTAAACTAGAAGCTATAATTGAATTTTTATAAGGAGAGACTAATGGCTCATATTACATTTGATTATTCAAAAGTTTTGGATAAATTTGTAGCACCACACGAAGTGGACAACCTTCAAGCACAAGTAACAGTAGCAGACGAAATGATTCGCAAAGGAACAGGCCCAGGGGCAGACTTCCTTGGATGGCGTGACCTTCCAGAGAACTACGATCGTGAAGAGTTTGATCGTATCTTGAAAGCTGCTGAAAAAATTAAAGAAGAAAGCGATGTTTTGGTTGTTATCGGTATCGGTGGTTCTTACCTTGGTGCCAAAGCAGCCATTGACTTCTTGAACCATCACTTTGCTAACCTTCAAACAAAAGAAGAACGTAAAGCTCCACAAATCGTTTATGCTGGTAACTCAATTTCATCAACTTACCTTGCTGACTTGCTTGAGTATGTTGAAGGTAAAGATTTCTCAGTTAACGTTATCTCTAAATCAGGAACAACAACTGAACCAGCTATCGCTTTCCGTGTCTTCAAGGAACTCCTTGTTAAGAAATACGGTCAAGAAGAAGCAAACAAACGTATCTACGCAACAACTGACCGCCAAAAAGGTGCAGTTAAAGTTGAAGCAGATGCTAACGGTTGGGAAACTTTCGTTGTTCCAGATGACATCGGCGGACGTTTCTCAGTATTGACAGCTGTAGGTCTCTTGCCAATCGCAGCTTCAGGTGCTGATATCAAAGCCCTTATGGAAGGTGCTAACGCTGCACGTAAAGAGTACTCTTCATCTAAAATCTCTGAAAACGAAGCTTACCAATACGCTGCACTTCGTAACATCCTTTACCGTAAAGGTTATACAACTGAAATCTTGGCTAACTATGAACCATCACTTCAATACTTCTCAGAATGGTGGAAACAATTGGCTGGTGAATCTGAAGGTAAAGACCAAAGAGGTATCTACCCAACATCAGCAAACTTC
The DNA window shown above is from Streptococcus salivarius and carries:
- a CDS encoding AEC family transporter, with product MEIFLTSISGILVILGMILVGFVMGEKGWFDDKSRGLIAKLVTQIALPCYMLYTITHRFTAADLLKMLPELRFPTLSMVILLGIATAVARIFAVKKERRGLFISMFFNSNTIFVGLPINQALFGDASIPYVLIYYMCNTTFFWTLGTYLIQRDGEGEAEFDLRTSLKKIFSPPLMGFMLGLLIVILHIKLPSFLASDLQYLGSLTTPLSMIFIGLSVSNAGVKQLVLKKDQLLILLGRFVVAPLLMATIVYWAPLPTLMKQVFIIQSAMPVMTNAPVVAKLYGADSDYAAVMVTETTLATMIVIPILMVLMA
- a CDS encoding metal ABC transporter permease, which produces MISELLAYDFMQRAILAVIAISIFSPILGLFLILRRQSLMSDTLSHVSLAGVAVGIFLGQSTTWMTLVVVVIAALVLEYLRVSYKHYMEISTAILMSMGLAVALILSNKAGSSSMSLDSYLFGSIITISPEQVRALFVIAAIVLVLTLLFIRPMYLLTFDEDTAHVDGLPVRLMSLLFNIVTGIAIALMIPAAGSLLVSTIMILPAAIGMKIGQTFKSVIFWAIGIGLVGMLSGIFISYYWETPASATITLIFIAFFGLVSIFEPLLKAE
- a CDS encoding glucose-6-phosphate isomerase — protein: MAHITFDYSKVLDKFVAPHEVDNLQAQVTVADEMIRKGTGPGADFLGWRDLPENYDREEFDRILKAAEKIKEESDVLVVIGIGGSYLGAKAAIDFLNHHFANLQTKEERKAPQIVYAGNSISSTYLADLLEYVEGKDFSVNVISKSGTTTEPAIAFRVFKELLVKKYGQEEANKRIYATTDRQKGAVKVEADANGWETFVVPDDIGGRFSVLTAVGLLPIAASGADIKALMEGANAARKEYSSSKISENEAYQYAALRNILYRKGYTTEILANYEPSLQYFSEWWKQLAGESEGKDQRGIYPTSANFSTDLHSLGQFIQEGTRNLFETVVRVEKPRKNVIIPELEEDLDGLGYLQGKDVDFVNKKATDGVLLAHTDGDVPNMFITLPEQDAFTLGYIIYFFEIAIALSGYLNAINPFDQPGVEAYKKNMFALLGKPGFEELGAELNARL
- a CDS encoding endonuclease/exonuclease/phosphatase family protein codes for the protein MKFLTLNTHSWMEEDAEGKFQTLKEQILKAKYDIICFQEVNQEIETSVVDTDAYYHALPSATPIHQDHFVRLLVEKLAEEGLQYHWTWAYNHIGYDHLNEGVAVLSRQPLTASEILVSDVDDPTDYHTRRVAVAETTVDGRELAVASVHLSWWDKGFQEEWARIEERFKAIGKPLILAGDFNNPAGREGHKAILASSLNLQDSFEVAKETTGSYTVGPGIDGWKGNEEPLRIDYVFASQDWTVERLSVIFDGNNQPLVSDHYGLEAELTFK
- a CDS encoding PTS transporter subunit IIBC is translated as MNKLKEKFGFEFWQKFGKALMVVIAVMPAAGLMISLGKTVAMINPNMAPLVITGGFLEQIGWGVIGNLHILFALAIGGSWAKERAGGAFAAGLAFILINRLTGSIFGVTSDILADKAATVHTIFGQSIKVSDYFISVMEAPALNMGVFVGIISGFIGATAFNKYYNFRKLPEALSFFNGKRFVPFVVILRSAIAAIVLAIVWPVIQSGINGFGMWIANSKETAPILAPFLFGTLERLLLPFGLHHMLTIPINYTQLGGTYHVLTGAAKGTEVLGQDPLWLAWVTDLANLKGAHPEQYKHLLESVTPARFKVGQMIGSFGILMGMVVAIYRNVDDDKKHQYKGMLTATALATFLTGVTEPIEYMFMFVATPLYIIYALVQGCAFAMADIVHLRVHSFGSIEFLTRTPLAINAGLAMDIVNFIWVTVLFGVIMFFIANFMIKKFDYATPGRNGNYEQNDDAPAESAGSAGAGTSSASSQVINIINLLGGRANIVDVDACMTRLRVTVKDAEKVGTEAQWKAEGAMGLVMKGQGIQAIYGPKADVLKSDIQDVLDSGEVIPETLPSQMTAVRKAEAKFKGVTEDVHSVADGQVINIEDVKDPVFSQKMMGDGFAVEPENGKIVSPVAGKVTSIFPTKHALGLVTDNGLEVLVHIGLDTVSLEGKPFDVKVTEGQTVAAGDLLVEANLDAIREAGRETSTVVVFTNADAIKSVKVEHTGKLAANAPVAKVEL